TGGAACAAGCTGATGGGCGGCGACTTCTCGGACGGCGAGCTGGCCTGGACGAACCTAGACCGCGCCCTGCGGCACTTTCAGTATTGCAACAAGGAACACGGCAAGGAACACCCAACACAAAAGCCTGTGCCATTAATGGAATGGTGCCTGAGCTTCGCTCCTGATGCACGGACGGTTTGCGACCCGTTCATGGGCAGCGGGACAACCGGAGTGGCATGCGCCAGGATGGGTTTGCAGTTCGTCGGTATCGAGCGCGAACGCAAATACTTTGACATAGCCTGCCGCCGAATAGAGCAAGCCTACGCACAGCCACGGCTGTTTGAGGACGCAAAAGTCGGCGCTGGCGATACGGCGGTGCAGGGCGACATGCTTTTGCCTGCCAACGCCTGAATTAACCGGCTGGCCGGCTTTTCGGCCAGTCCGGGTTGAATGATTTGTTGGGCGTCAGCGCCCGGATAGGAAGACGACGATGAAAACTGCAAATGCCAGATACCGCGCCAAAGTTGGCGGAAGCAGCATTGACATGGAAGCGCCTGAACTGCCGCTGGACTTGCACAAACTGATTGTGTGGGTGATGCACAGCGAAAACGCGGCATACCTGCTGCCCGAATACCAAAAGCTGCGACAGCAAGAAACTGAGCGGGACGAATCGCAGCGCACCCACTGCGGGCAGGACATCTGATGAGCGAATACAAAAGCATGTTTGAACAGGCAGTGCGTACGCTGGCTGCGATTGACAAGGCGCTCGGGATCGGCGACGACGGATGCGGCGACCCGGAGCAGACGATTTATGCGATTGCCGACCTGAAAGCGGCGGCTACGCGTGGCGAGGCGCTGGCTCAGTCTGTGATGGCCGACCACGGTAACAACCGCGAGCCGCTGACGAGCAAG
The genomic region above belongs to bacterium and contains:
- a CDS encoding site-specific DNA-methyltransferase; translation: MAEKVTIGNCELWHGDCREVLPLLPKHDLLLTDPPYGIGEDGGRFRDRKGGGHRVLERMGWDGERPPSWLFGLMQEKADAVVIWGGNYFADLLPASKGWLYWNKLMGGDFSDGELAWTNLDRALRHFQYCNKEHGKEHPTQKPVPLMEWCLSFAPDARTVCDPFMGSGTTGVACARMGLQFVGIERERKYFDIACRRIEQAYAQPRLFEDAKVGAGDTAVQGDMLLPANA